TTGCAGAAGATGTTGGTGGAAGAAGTGGACGTACAATCGAATTTAATCCCGTTACTCGCAAATTGAACATCAGAACGGTGAATCAAGGAGTTAAAGATATCTAATGATTGGTACATGGCTTACAAATTTGATATGTGCATTAATCGGTTTTTTGCTTATTATGTTCGTTTCTCTACCTCAAAACACTTTAGAAACTTCTGCTATAAGAGGGTTGAATGCTAGTATCCTTCTTTTTCTTGTGACGTACTTCATTCGTTGGATTATACCTACTGTCTTTAATTCAAACAATAGTGAAGAAGATAAAGAGAATTCATTGGATGATGTGTCCTCAGATCATACAGAAGCTACTGAGGAACGAGTAGAATCAGGACAAGATACTCAACAGACATTTCAGCCTTTTGGAGAAAATGATTATGATGAAATTGATCCGATTAAACAAACGTCTGAATATGTAAAAAGTTTGATTCATGATGAGCAATAGGCTCTAGTTGTCACTTGTCTTGAATAGAGCATTTTCAGTTAGAATATTTAAACATCTAAACATCTATTGCAGTTATATTGTATGGTGATTGATAGGAGGAGTAATATGCGGCAAACCTCTTCTGCAGAACTACAAACATACTGGAACAATTGGTTGAATGGGCGTGATTCTCAAGCTGGAGATGCACTTATACGACAGTATATGCCGCTTGTAAATTACCATGTTCAACGCATAAGTGTAGGACTCCCAAGGAACGTTGGTAAAGAAGATTTAAAGAGTTATGGCTTACTAGGCTTATATGATGCATTAGAAAAATTCGACCACTCTCGTGATTTGAAATTTGATACGTATGCATCATTTCGAGTACGCGGTGCAATAATTGACGGTTTGAGAAAAGAAGATTGGCTTCCAAGAAGTATGAGAGAAAAGTACAAAAAGGTTGAAGCAACGATTGATCAATTGGAACAAAAACTAATGCGAAACGTTACATCAAAAGAAATCTCCATTACTTTAGAGATGGATGAAGATGAAGTGAACTCTATCATTATGGAAGGCTTTTTTGCAAACGTTTTGTCGATAGATGAGAGTAATAAAGAAGCTGAGGAAGTAAAAGAAAGTATCGGGTATACAATACCAGACACTAAAACAGACACTCCAGAAAGTTCGTTATTGAGGAACGAGTTACATAAACAACTAGCTGATGAAATTAAAAACCTTAATGAGAAAGAACAATTAGTCATTAGTCTTTTTTACCAAGATGAATTAACTTTGACTGAAATAGGTCACGTATTAGGTCTGTCTACTTCACGCATTTCACAAATCCATTCGAAAGCATTGTTCAAACTGAAGAAACCTTTAGCAGAACTCATTACTAATTAAAGCATTATAAAAAGGCGGAGGTGAGAAGATTGGATGGAGAAAAAGCGTTAAGCCAACTATTTGTTTTAAAATTAAGCCCAGATAAAATGAAGGCAGCACTACGTTTGAAAAGTTCGCAATATCCTGAAGATAATTTTCCGAGTGATGCTGAGGTTATCCATTATCTTAATGAACAAAAGATAAATACAGGAATTGACGATGAAGCAATCTTTAAATGGTGTGAAGATGAGCATAGAGACAATGAAATTATAGTAGCAAATGGCATAGTGCCGATTCATGGTAAAAATGGCTACTTAAAAAGTAATTTACTGAGTGAGGATGAGAAGAAAAAAGATTCGGATTCGATTGAATCGCTTAACTTGCGCGATGTACTGCATATTCCATCAGTGCATGCAGGTCAAAAGATAGCGTCAATTATCCCTCCAGTAAATGGTGTTGAAGGTAAAAATGTATATGGAGTCACTGTACCTGCTAAGCCTGGTAAACCTTATCGCTTAAGACCTGGAAAGAATATCGAGATGGAGAATAACGCTATATATGCAACAATTGACGGTCAAATACATTTTGGGGAACGAATCATTAATGTATTTCCATCTTATGAAGTAAGTGGAGATTTAGATATGAAAACAGGCAACATTGATTTTGTAGGGAATGTTGTTATCAGAGGAAACGTACCTACAGGTTATGTGATAAAAGCAAAGGGAGACATTAAAATATTTGGGTTAGTTGAGGGAGCTGAACTAAACGCAGAAGGTTCTATTCTTGTTACAGGTGGGATAGCAGCCGCTAATAAAGGTGAAGTTCATGCTGGTGTTGATATTCACGCCTCTTATATTAATCAGGCAAATGTTCACGCAGCACATAACATAATTGTACAAAGTTCTATCTTTCACAGCCAATGTATTGCGGGTGATGAAGTACTGTGCAATGAAGGCAATATCGTAGGTGGTTCTGTTTCTGCTGGAAAAAAGATAATCGCCAATAATATTGGTAATCGAATGAATACACACACAGACCTTTACCTAGGTATGAATGAAACGTTGTTATTAAGACAAAAAGAAACTGAAAAATTATTGTCTGAGACGAACCAAACGATTGAAAATTTGGCATTAATTGAAGCGAAGTTAAAAGAGAAAGAGAAGAAGAAGGGTTTGACTAATGCTGAAACTAAATTATTTCAACGTCAAAAACAAACGTATCATTCAATGATTGAACAACAAAAAATACTTGAAGAATCATTACATAGTTTTAAGCATGATTCAATAGATTTTGGTTCTATCCTTATAGAAGTAAAAGATTCATTGTTCCCAAATGTTATCATGCATTTTGGTAAATATCAAAGAAATGTACAGGTCAAGCATTCGAATGTACAATTCTCTTTAATAGATAAAGAAATTACGTTTAGCCCATTAAGTTAGCTGAGATTGTTCAATTAGTATTTAAATCGGTATAAATATTCTGGAAGGGTTAATAAAAGTATATTCTCATTTTTATGTCTTTAGTAGCATGGTTATTATAAGATATATATAGGTTACATAAAACTACGTATAAAGGATAGTTTCTTACTTTTAAAACACTCTCTTCTTGTTTGGAATAAGTAAATCTAAGGATGTGATTGAATGAGTTTAAAAGCTATAGAATTGCAGGTTGCCTTACCGAGGACACAGGATGCAGGGAAAATACAAGAACAACTGTCACAACGTAGCCAACAAATTCATGACCACCAAGCTGCTCAAGTTGAACGTGAGCAGGTAAAGAAACGTACCCAAGTGAGTCAAAATGAGAGATCAGAAGAAAGTAAGCTATCTAAAAAAAAAGATAACCAGAATAGTAGTGAGCAGAGACAACGTAATCGTAAGAAGGAAAAGGTACGTGAACAAAAAGAAAAACACCCATATAAAGGGAATTCAATTGACATAGAGGGATAAGTTATGGGTCTAGCTTTAACAGCAAGTTTTATTTTTCATATTCTCACATCCTTTATTTTGCTTCTTCTATGGATGCGTTTATCAAGTGTATCTAAAGAATTGAAGCAACAAGAACGTATGCAGTCAGAGATAGAAGGTGTTTTATCTTCTTACATAATGGAAATGAAGGATGAAAATGAAAAATTATTATCGGCAATCCAAAATGGTGTAATTAAACAATCGAAGACTCCATCTGCTTCAATCGCAAGCCCATCTTCCAGTATATCTAGTATGAACGTTAAGCCATCAAGTAAAACGGTTTATCGTGCATATCATTCTAGTCAAAATGCAGCTGAAAAACCCCAATCCCCCCCTATATTGTCTGAAAAAGATATGTTGTTAACCCCACTTTCAAAGGGGAATGAACAATATGTGCAATCTTTAGCATCTAAAGCTATAGAATTAGAAAAAAAAGGGTATACAATTGAAGAGATAGCAAAAGAATTGAACAAGGGAAAGACAGAAATCGAGCTAATTCTTAAATTCCGAAGTGAAAGTTGATGATTTCTACTTGCACCTTGCATGAGCATATGATATATTAACCCTTGGTGTTAATACACACGTTCATTGATTGAAATATCGGTGCTGTATATGTAACATTACAGTGTTATTTCAGGATGATATGAGCGGAGGAATAAAAACCATTTTAGGAGGAAACAACATGGCAGTTATTTCAATGAAACAATTATTAGAAGCAGGAGTTCATTTCGGTCACCAAACACGCCGTTGGAACCCAAAAATGAAACGTTACATCTTTACTGAGCGTAACGGTATCTACATCATTGACTTGCAAAAAACTGTAAAGAAAGTTGACGAAGCTTTCAATTACATTAAAGAAGTTGCAGCTGATGGTGGTAATGTATTATTCGTAGGTACAAAAAAACAAGCACAAGATTCTGTTCGTGAAGAAGCAGAACGTGCAGGCATGTACTATGTAAACCAACGTTGGTTAGGTGGTACATTAACAAACTTCCAAACAATCCAAAAGCGTATTAAACGTTTGAAAGATATCGAGAGAATGCGTGAAGATGGAACATTTGACGTACTTCCTAAAAAAGAAGTTGTTGGTTTGGAGAAAGAACTTGAGCGTCTAGAGAAATTCTTAGGCGGTATCAAGGATATGAAAAAAATCCCTGACGTATTATTTGTAATCGATCCTCGCAAAGAGCGTATTGCGATTGCAGAAGCTCATAAATTGAACATTCCAGTAGTCGCAATTGTTGATACAAACTGCGATCCTGATGAAGTAGATTACGTTATCCCAGGTAACGATGATGCAATTCGTGCTGTACGTCTTCTAACTGCAAAAATGGCAGATGCTGTACTTGAAGCTAAACAAGGTGAAGAAGTACCAGCTGAATAATGAATGAAGTCAAAAGGTGGTAAGAGGGTAGAGCCTTTTATCACCTTTTTTTAAGAAGTAAGAAAGTGTGTAATCAAAAACTTGATTCAATGCTTTCCACTTCCTCTTAAAAAAAGGAAAAAATCAACTTTACATATACAATTTTAAGGAGGCTATAATCATGGCAGTTACTGCTCAAATGGTAAAAGAACTTCGTGAAAAAACTGGTGCCGGAATGATGGATTGTAAAAAGGCACTTACAGAAACTAATGGTGACATGGAAAAGGCAATTGACTTTTTACGTGAAAAAGGTATGGCAAAAGCAGCTAAGAAGGCTGATCGTATTGCAGCAGAAGGTCTTTCTCATGTAGAAGTTCAAGGAAATCAAGCAGTTATTTTAGAAGTTAACTCTGAAACTGATTTCGTTGCAAAGAACGATTCTTTCAAAGAAATTATCTCAACACTTTCAGCTCATATCTTACAAGAGAAACCTGCTAGCGTTGAAGAAGCAATGGGTCAAAAACTTAATGGTGATGGAGAAACTGTAGAAGATTACATTAAAGCTGCAATTGCTAAAATTGGTGAGAAGCTTTCTCTTCGTCGTTTTACT
This sequence is a window from Bacillus solimangrovi. Protein-coding genes within it:
- a CDS encoding DUF342 domain-containing protein; its protein translation is MDGEKALSQLFVLKLSPDKMKAALRLKSSQYPEDNFPSDAEVIHYLNEQKINTGIDDEAIFKWCEDEHRDNEIIVANGIVPIHGKNGYLKSNLLSEDEKKKDSDSIESLNLRDVLHIPSVHAGQKIASIIPPVNGVEGKNVYGVTVPAKPGKPYRLRPGKNIEMENNAIYATIDGQIHFGERIINVFPSYEVSGDLDMKTGNIDFVGNVVIRGNVPTGYVIKAKGDIKIFGLVEGAELNAEGSILVTGGIAAANKGEVHAGVDIHASYINQANVHAAHNIIVQSSIFHSQCIAGDEVLCNEGNIVGGSVSAGKKIIANNIGNRMNTHTDLYLGMNETLLLRQKETEKLLSETNQTIENLALIEAKLKEKEKKKGLTNAETKLFQRQKQTYHSMIEQQKILEESLHSFKHDSIDFGSILIEVKDSLFPNVIMHFGKYQRNVQVKHSNVQFSLIDKEITFSPLS
- a CDS encoding FliA/WhiG family RNA polymerase sigma factor, translating into MRQTSSAELQTYWNNWLNGRDSQAGDALIRQYMPLVNYHVQRISVGLPRNVGKEDLKSYGLLGLYDALEKFDHSRDLKFDTYASFRVRGAIIDGLRKEDWLPRSMREKYKKVEATIDQLEQKLMRNVTSKEISITLEMDEDEVNSIIMEGFFANVLSIDESNKEAEEVKESIGYTIPDTKTDTPESSLLRNELHKQLADEIKNLNEKEQLVISLFYQDELTLTEIGHVLGLSTSRISQIHSKALFKLKKPLAELITN
- the rpsB gene encoding 30S ribosomal protein S2, with amino-acid sequence MAVISMKQLLEAGVHFGHQTRRWNPKMKRYIFTERNGIYIIDLQKTVKKVDEAFNYIKEVAADGGNVLFVGTKKQAQDSVREEAERAGMYYVNQRWLGGTLTNFQTIQKRIKRLKDIERMREDGTFDVLPKKEVVGLEKELERLEKFLGGIKDMKKIPDVLFVIDPRKERIAIAEAHKLNIPVVAIVDTNCDPDEVDYVIPGNDDAIRAVRLLTAKMADAVLEAKQGEEVPAE